TGCTGGGCACCTAGCTGAAACACCTCCGGATGAACATCGGGGAGAACCTGGGAGGCGCTGTGGTGTGGCCGGGCACGGCGGGGTCACAGCTCCCAGCCGTAGGTTCTGGCCACTTGAGTTCCCCCCCGGCATGGCAGGCAGCCTCAGCGACAGTGTCCCCGGCAGCACCGGCGGTGCCACTGCCGCACCGCCGTTCCGGCCTGGACTGGAGGGGGTGCCGGCCACCCAGTCGGCCATCTGCGACATCGATGGCCAGAAGGGGCGCCTCACCTACCGCGGCTACGACGCCGGGGAACTGGCTGCCCACAGCACCTTCCTGGAAACCACCTACCTGCTGATCTGGGGCGAGCTTCCCACCGCCGAGGGGTTGCGCCAGTTCGAGCACGAGGTGCAGATGCACCGCCGGGTGAGCTTCCGCATCCGGGACATGATGAAGTGCTTCCCGGCCACCGGGCACCCGATGGACGCGCTCCAGAGCAGCGCCGCCTCGCTGGGGCTGTTCTATTCCCGTCGCGCCCTCGACAACCCGGAGTACATCGCCGAGGCCGTGGTGCGGCTGATCGCCAAGATCCCCACGATGGTGGCGGCGTTCCAGCTGATCCGCAAAGGGCAGGATCCGATCCAGCCCCGCGACGATCTGCCGTTCGCCTCGAACTTCCTCTACATGCTCACGGAACAGGAGCCGGATCCCCTGGCGGCCCGCATCTTCGATGCCTGCCTGATCCTGCATGCCGAGCACAGCCTCAACGCCAGCACCTTCAGCGCCCGCGTCACCGCCAGCACCCTCACCGATCCCTATGCGGTGGTGGCTTCCGCCGTGGGCACCCTGGCCGGTCCGCTCCACGGCGGCGCCAATGAGGATGTGCTGGCCATGCTCGAAGCCATCGGCAGCGCCGATCAGGTGGAACCCTGGCTCGATCGGGCCATTGCCCAGAAGCAGAAGATCATGGGCTTCGGTCACCGCGAATACAAGGTGAAAGACCCCCGGGCCGTGATCCTGCAGGGGCTGGCCGAGCAGCTGTTCCACCGCTTCGGCCACGACCCGCTCTACGACCTGGCCCGCAAGCTGGAGGAGGCGGCAGCCGAACGGCTTGGCCCCAAAGGGATCTACCCGAACGTCGACTTCTACTCCGGGCTGGTGTACCGGAAGCTCGGGATCCCCCGCGACCTGTTTACCCCGATCTTCGCCATCGCCCGCACGGCGGGCTGGCTGGCTCACTGGAAGGAACAGCTTGGTGCAAACCGCATCTTCCGACCGTCGCAGATTTACACCGGGCCTGTTCCGCGCGACTGGGTTCCGTTGGAAGCCCGCTAAGTTGCTGCGATCCGAGCCCTTCCGATGCTGAGCTCTGCAACCGGCCTGGACACCGCCGTGGGTCTGGACCTCGAGTCCAGCTTCGTTTCAGCCCTGCAGGGGCTGGGACTCAGCCCGGGCACCGCCCACCTGCTCTGGCTGCCCCTGCCCATGCTGCTGGTGCTGGTGGCCGCCGTGGTGGGCGTGCTGGTGAACGTGTGGCTGGAGCGCAAGATCTCGGCTGCCGTGCAGCAGCGCATCGGCCCTGAGTACGCGGGTGCCCTCGGGGTTCTCCAGCCCATGGCCGATGGCCTCAAGCTCCTGTTCAAGGAGGATGTGATTCCGGCCCGGGCCGACGGCCTGCTGTTCACCCTCGGCCCGGTGCTGGTGCTGATCCCGGTGATCCTCAGCTGGCTGGTGGTGCCCTTCGGCCAGCACCTGCTGATCAGCAATGTGGGCATCGGCATCTTTCTGTGGATCGCCCTCAGCTCGATCCAGCCGATCGGGCTGCTGATGAGCGGCTACGCCTCCAACAACAAGTACTCCCTGCTCGGTGGTCTGCGGGCGGCCGCCCAGTCGATCAGCTACGAGATCCCCCTCGCGCTGGCCGTGCTGGCGGTGGTGATGATGAGCAACTCGCTGAGCACCGTCGACATCGTCGACCAGCAGACCGGGGCGGGCATCCTCAGCTGGAACATCTGGCGCCAGCCGGTGGGCTTCGTGATCTTCTGGATCTGCGCCCTCGCCGAGTGCGAGCGCCTGCCCTTTGACCTGCCCGAGGCCGAGGAGGAGCTGGTGGCCGGCTACCAGACCGAGTACGCCGGCATGAAGTTCGCCCTGTTCTATCTGGGCAGCTACATCAACCTGGTGCTCTCGGCCCTGCTGGTGTCGGTGCTCTACCTGGGTGGCTGGGGCTTCCCCCTGCCGGTGGAATGGCTGGCCAGCTGGCTGGGCCAGCCCATCGATGCCCCCGTGGTGCAGGTGATCACCGCGTCCGTGGGGATCGTGATGACGGTATTGAAGGCCTACCTGCTGGTGTTCCTGGCGATCCTGCTGCGCTGGACCACGCCCCGGGTGCGCATCGACCAACTCCTTGATCTGGGCTGGAAATTCCTGCTGCCGATCGCCCTGGTGAACCTGCTGGTGACCGCCGGCCTCAAGCTGGCCTTCCCCGCCTTCTTCGGCGGCTGACCCTTCAGCTTCCCTCTGCCTGGGCCATCATGGCCGGGGTCGTCTCCACACCCGCCCCACCCCGTTTCCTGCATTCCGCTCATGTTCGGGTTCCTCAAGAAAGTCGGTGACTACACCCGCGATGCCGTTGGCGCAGCGCAGTACATGACCCAGGGGCTGGCGGTGACGTTCGATCACCTGCGCCGTCGTCCTGTCACGGTTCAGTATCCCTACGAGAAGTTGATTCCCTCGGAGCGGTATCGGGGGCGGATTCACTACGAGTTCGACAAGTGCATCGCCTGCGAAGTGTGCGTGCGGGTGTGTCCCATCAACCTCCCGGTTGTCGACTGGGTAATGAACAAGACCACGAAGAAAAAGGAGCTTCGCAACTACTCCATTGATTTCGGGGTGTGCATCTTCTGCGGCAACTGCGTGGAGTACTGCCCCACCAACTGCCTCTCCATGACCGAGGAATACGAGCTGGCGGCGTTCGATCGCCACAGCCTCAACTACGACAACATCGCTCTCGGTCGCCTCCCCACCAGCGTGACCAGCGACCCGGCCGTGGTGGCCCTGCGGGAACTGGCCTACCTGCCGAAGGGCGAGATCGATCCCCATGGGGTTCCCGACACCACCCCGCGGGCGGGCCAGTTGCCCGATCAGGTTCTTGCCGGTCTGAAAGCTGCCGAGCCGTCCGCCGCCACCTCCGAGGGAGACGCCCAATGACCATCGCTTCCACCACCCAGTTCATCTGCTTCGCGGCACTCTCCGCCACTCTTGTGCTGGGTGCCCTGGGCGTGGTGCTCCTGCCCAACATCGTGTATTCCGCCTTCCTTCTGGCCGGTGTCTTCCTGTCGGTGGCCGGCCTCTATCTGATGCTCAACGCCAGCTTCGTGGCCGCCGCCCAGATTCTGGTGTACGTCGGCGCGGTCAACGTACTGATCCTGTTCGCGATCATGCTGGTCAACAAGCGGGAAGACCTCTCGGTGATCAAGGGCCTGGCCCTGAGGCGCGCCCTCTCCGGTCTGGTGTGCGGCGGGCTGTTCGTGCTGCTGATCCGCGTCGCCGTCACCACCCCCTGGGCCCTGCCAGGTCCCACGCCGGTGGGAGAGGAGGCCACCATCCGCATCGGTGAGCACCTCTTCTCCGACTACCTGCTTCCCTTCGAGCTGGCTTCGGTGCTGCTGCTGATGGCCATGATCGGGGCCATCGTGCTGGCCCGGCGTGATGTCTTCAGTGCGGACATCGCCACCGGTGAATCCGTGGACCAGGGCCTGATCGAGAAGGCCCGCACCCCACTGCTGCTGGACACCTCCGGCCGCTGAGCTCCCTGCCCCACCACTCCACCCGTCTGCCTCACCCTCTGCACCCATCTCTGCGCCCATGGAGCTCGATCTTTCCGCCACCATCCCGCTTCAGGCCTACCTGGTGCTGGCGGCCGTGCTGTTCTGCACCGGCGTCTGGGGCCTGATCAACAGCCGCAATGCCGTGCGGGTGCTGATGAGCATTGAACTGATGCTCAATGCGGTGAACATCAACCTGATGGCCTTTTCCAGCTACCTCGACGGCGAGCTGGTGCGCGGGCAGGTGTTCGCCATCTTCGTGATCACCGTGGCTGCCGCCGAAGCCGCCGTTGGCCTGGCCATCCTTCTCTCCCTCTACCGCAACCGCGAAACCGTGGACATGGAGCGGTTCAACCTCCTGCGCTGGTGATCCGGCCCCCCCTCGTTCATGCGGCTGGATCGCGTCTGGCTCATCGCCCGTTCCGGTAGCCAGGCGGCCCACCGTCAGGCCCAGCGCTGCGCTGCCGACCTTCGCTCCCAGGGCGTGGCTGTGGTGACGGCCACCAGCGGCCAGGCCCAGGATCCGTTCCCGGGACTGCTGGCCACCGAGGGCGAACTCCCCGATCTGGGGGTCGTGCTCGGGGGCGATGGCACCGTGCTGGGGGCGGCCCGCCACCTGGGACCCCTGGGTGTGCCCATCCTCTGCTTCAACGTGGGGGGACACCTGGGCTTTCTCACCCATCACCGCAGCCTGCTGCGGCTGAGCGGGGAGCAGCCACGCCGCCGTTCCGACGACGACGACCAGCGCAGCCTCTGGCAGCGGCTCCGGGACGACAGCTTCGCGATCGAGAGCCGCATGATGCTGGAGGCGCGGGTGGACCGCTGCGACGGGGTGGCGCCGGCCTCCCAGCCCAGGCACCTCGCCCTCAATGACGTTTACTTCCGCCCCGGGCTGGACGAACGCTCCCCCACCTGCGTGCTGGAGCTGGAGATCGACGGTGAGGTGGTGGACCAGCTCCGCGGTGACGGCCTGATCATCGCCACCCCCACGGGCTCCACGGGCTACGCCATGGCGGCCGGGGGGCCGATCCTGCACCCGGGCATCGAGGCGATCGTGGTCACGCCGATCTGTCCGATCAGCCTCTCCAGCCGGGCCCTGGTGGTGCCCCCCCGCGCCCAGCTCTCGGTGTGGCCCCTGGGAGAGTCGAGCCGTCGGGTGAATCTCTGGCAGGACGGCGCCCACGCCACCACGCTGGAGCCGGGCGACCGGGCGATCGTGCAGCGCTGCAGCCATCCCGCCAAGATGCTCATCCTGGAGCGCAGCCCCTCCTACTACCGCACACTCACCCACAAGCTGCACTGGGCCGGCAGTCTGGTGGCAGCCGAGCCTTCCCACAACTGACCGGCACGGCGTCACCCTGCACTCTGTCCATGGCTTTGGAGATCGAGCGGCGGTTCCTGGTGGATGGAGACGGCTGGCAGCGGCATGTGCGCTGGCGGGCCCGGCTGGATCAGGGCTACCTGGTGGCCCGACCGGACGGGGTGACCCTGCGGGTGCGCCGCACCGCCCACGAGGGACCACCACCTCGCCACGAAGCCTGGTTGACGCTCAAGGCCCGCCCGCCGCAGTCGATGGACCCCACCAGCCTGGATGGATCGGTGCGCCAGGAGTTCGAGTACCCCATTCCCGCCGAGGATGCCGCGGCCTTGATGGCTCTGGCTCCCCAGCAGCTCAGCAAGTGGCGCCATGGGCTCGATCTTCCGGGTGGCGACTGGATCGTGGACGTGTTCGAGGGGGACAACGCCCCGCTGGTGGTGGCCGAAGTGGAACTGGAGCGGCCCGATCAGGAGGTGGTGGTGCCCGACTGGTGCCGTCAGGAGGTGACCGGACGGCATGAACTCAGCAACGCCGCCCTGGCGCGCCTGCCCCTGGCCCGATGGAGTGCCACTGCGCGGGCCGGCCTGCCCCCGTGGCTCCACGGCGCAGCCGTTGCATCGGATACAATCAGCTGACTTTCTTAAGGTCCGTCTTGGTCGGCCTCTACGACAGCCAGGGAGTGTTGCGCTTCGCCGGGCGTGATCATGACGATTGTCTGGCCTATGCCGACCTGTTCTCCCTGACGGAGGACAGCTACAGCCTGGAGAGTGTGGCCGTGCTGCCTTCTCCTCTCAGCGCGGCGGCCGGAGATTCCTCCTTCGTTCCGGTAGGGGCTGTTCAGGCTGCGGCTGCCTGATCAGCGCCGCGGACTAGGCGTCTGCGGGCTGATCCAGCGCGCAGCAGTTGAAGCCATCACGGCAGATCTTGCCGTGATCCATGGCCCAGTTCAGCAGAGCCACCCTGTTCTTGGCGCCGGTCTTGGTGAAGATGTTGCTCACGTGGTTGTCCACGGTGCGCTTGCTGATGGTGAGCGTGCCGGCGATCTCCTGATTGGTGAGGCCCTCGGCCACCAGCGCAATGATCTCGAGCTCCCGTTCCGAGAGGTCCCGCTCCTGAGACTGTTGGAGCTCTCTGCCCATCGACCAGGCCCCATGCAGGCTTCGTCTCACTCTAGGCAGTGCCCTGCCGCATGATGGGCCTGCAACGCGAAGCTCGGCTTGCTGCTCCAACAGGTTCTCACCCGTGGGTTGCCGGCGATCACGGCCGAGGTCACCCCGCCACGGGGCGCTGATCCCCAGCGCACCTTGGCGGCGGCGGCCTCGCTGCGGCCCTGGGTGCATGCCGTCAACGTCACCGATGGCAGCAGGGCGGTGATGCGGATGAGCAGCCTGGCCATGTGCCGCCTGCTCCTCGACGGCGGGATCGAGCCGGTGCTGCAGATGGCCTGCCGCGATCGCAACCGGATTGCCCTCCAGGCCGATTTGCTGGGTGCCCACGCCCTCGGCCTGCGCAACCTGCTCTGCCTCACGGGCGATCCGGTGCGAGCCGGCGACCAGCCCGATGCCCGGCCCGTGAACGAGCTGGAGTCGGTGCGGCTGCTCCAGCTGGTGGCCAGCCTCAATGCCGGTCAGGACCCCGTGAAGGGCTCCCTGCCCGATGGCGGCACCGCCTTCTTCGCCGGGGCGGCAGCGGATCCCCAGAGCCCCAGCTGGAGCGGTCTGAAGGCCCGCATGCGCCGCAAGCGCGAGGCGGGAGCGCGCTTCGTGCAGACCCAGATGGTCACGGACGCCGAGGCCCTGCGCCGCTTCGTGGAGGAGATCGCCGCGCCCCTCGGGCTGCCTGTGCTGGCAGGGGTGTTCCTGCTGAAGTCGGCCAAGAACGCCCTCTTCATCAACCGGGTGGTGCCGGGAGCCAACATTCCCCAGTCCCTGATCGATCGGCTCGCGGCCGCCCCCGATCCCGCCGCCGAAGGGGTGGCCATCGCGGCGGAACAGGTGGCCTCCTACCTGGAGATCGCCCAGGGGGTGCACATGATGGCAATCAAGGCCGAGGAGCGTATCCCGATGATCCTGGCCAGGGCAGGCCTGACCCCCAGGGCCGCCGAGACCAGCAGCCCGCCGCTTGCCGCCAGGGCTCCCCAGCTCCTCTAACTGAGGCTCAGATCGCTGCCGAGCAGCTCGGCCATGGCCTTCTGCTGCGGACTGGGGGACACCACGTCCTGCCGTCGGGCGTCGGTGATCAGCCAGTCGAGTGCAGCTTCCTGGAGGTCGAAGTGATCACCGTTGCGGTCCACGCAGTAGCGGCCGAACACGAGTTTCTCCACCAGGCGCACCCCGGCGCCGATTCGGGAGTAGTCGAAGATGATCGAATTGTCGATCGTGGCTCCCTCACAGATCAGGCAGCTGGGGCCGATCATGGCCGGGCCGATGATGGTGACGCCGTCCTCGATCTTGGTCATGCCGCCCACGTAGATCGGGCCCTCCACGTGGATCTTGTCCCAGTCGGCAGCCACGTTCAGGCCGGTGAAGATACCGGGCCTCACTTCCTTGCCAGGAATCTGAACCTGCCGCACCTGCCCTTGGAGCACGCTGCGGATCGCCTGCCAGTAATCGGGCACTTTGCCGATATCCACCCATTCGAACTCCATCGGCAGGGCGTAGAAGGGGGCACCTGCTGCCACCAGCTTGGGGAACAGGTCCGAGCCGATGTCGAACGGCTGGCCACTGGGGATGAAGTCCAGCACTTCCGGCTCGAAGATGTAGATGCCGGTGTTGATCATGTCGCTGGCGGCCTCGGCCACCGAGGGCTTCTCCTGGAAGGAACGCACCCGGCCATCGGCGTCGGTGACCACCACGCCATAGCTGCTCACCTGATCGGCGGGCACCCGCTTGGTGATCAGGCTGGCCATGGCGCCGATCTCGCGGTGGCGTCGGACGGCCTCGGTGAGGTCGAGGTCGATCAGGGCGTCGCCGCAGAGCACCACGAAGGTGTCGTCGAAGAATCTCTGGAAGTTCTGGATCTTCTTCAGTCCGCCGGCGGAGCCGATGGCATCACCAATCAGCTCACCGTCCTCGATGCGGCCTTCAAAGCTGTAGGCGATTTCCACGCCGAAGCGTTGGCCGTCCCGGAAATAGTTTTCGATCTCCTCGGCAAGGTGGGAGACATTCACCATGATCTCGGTGAAGCCATGCTGCCGCAGAAGCTCAAGCAGAAACTCCATCACGGGTTTCTGCAGAATGGGGATCATCGGCTTGGGAATCGTGTGCGTGATTGGACGCACCCGAGTTCCCTTGCCGGCCGCCAGGATCATCGCCTTCATCGGCGCGTACTCTCGTCGGTCGGAGGCCCCACCCTACGCGCAGGCTCAGGCCACGAGCTGTTTAGCGGCCGGCATCAAAGCTGACCCGGCCGCCGCCAGCTGGGCCGGTTGGTCGTCGCCAGGGCTTGGCATGGGGCTCTGCGACCGGATCTCCAGGCACCGCCGCAGGCTCAGGCTGCCGAACAGTCCGCCCCGCTGCTCCAGCTCCACCTTGCCCTGGTGGCACAGAAACAGCAGAGCCCAGAACACGCCCACCCGATCCCTGTCGAGATCGTCCTCCCCCTCATCGGGCGGGCGCTGGCCAGCCTCGCTCCAGGCACCCACGAGCGTCTCGAAATCCACCCAGGTTTCCGCAGGACTCCACTCCACCAGGAACCGGCTCAGGGCCGCCGTGGTTTCCGGCAGCTTCTCGCGATGGGCCAGGGCGGCCACCTGGGCGATGGCGGCCCGTTCGCTGTAGCGACGGGAGCGATGGCGCTGCCGGGGGCGGCCGGCATCCTGCTCGAGCCGCTCGGCGATGTCCTCGAGCTGGCGGATGAGCTCACCCAGGGTCACCGGGCGCTGCAGCGGTGGCGGCGCCACCGGCCGACGCCAGAGGTGCCGTTCCGGCCGCCGCGGCAGCTGCAGGGCCGGATCGATGATCCAGCCCTGGCCGTCGGCGTCGAAGGCCAGGTCGAGGTCCGCCTCCAGCGGCGCTTCCGGGGGGAAGGTGCTGGCCTCGAGCACCTCGGCCTTGAGGCTCACCAGCACGGACGCGGCCAGAAAGGCCTCGCTCGTTTCAGCCAGATCCTGTTCGTAGCTGCCGCCCCGGCCAGTGGAGGCCACCAGCCGCGGCACCGCGATGCGCTGGCGCAGCTGATCGAGGAAGCCGTCGATCACGGCGATCACATCCACGTCCCAGGGGTCCAGATCCCCTCGCTCGGCCGCATCCTGCAGCAGCCGGATGGCCAGCCTGGCGCCCCCGTCGGTCAATCCTGTGCCGCTGTCGCAAGGGTGTGTCGCCGCACGCTACCGGTGCCCGGACGGAGCCACCACCCCCTCGGCCTGCTCAGCCGTTGGCGCTCGCGTCTTCGGCGCTGGCCAGATCGTCATCCCCGGAGGCCCCCTGGGCGGAGCTCTCACCCGCCGCCGGCAGCAGTCCGAGCTGGGCATCCACCGTGGCGCGGTAGCGCTGCAGGTCGTTTTCCAGCTCCTGGATGCGCACCTGCTGGGCCTCGTAGTCGCTCTGGCTCTGCATGGCCTCCACCTTGCGCACCACGCCGGTCCACACCGCGAACACCCAGGCGGCGGTGGCGCCGATCCCGCCCACCACCAGCAGCAGGGCCGCCAGCGGCATGGTGGTGGCCACACCGGGCAGGAAATGCACGGTGGTGGCGGCGGTGTTCTCGAGGGTGAACATCACGGTCGCCAGACCGAAGCTGAAGATAAGCAGGAAGTTCAGCTGTTTCATCCGGGCACACCCCAGGCACAGGGATCAGGAGCGTAAGCAGTCCTGCTGCCGGCCGAAAGGGGGGCAGGGCAACCGCAGGGTTCTGTCACGCCGCCCTGGCTCATCCCGTCAGGGTCGGGGCCTGCAGCAGGGGCTGGCGGATCAGGCTGCTGGCCGGAGGGTGGATCACCCGCCCCATCGCCAGGGTTTCCCGCTGCACGAGCGCCTCGATCGAGGCTCTGTAGCTGTCCGTCATGATCCGCGGGTAGAGGCCGATGCCCACGATCGGCACCAGCAGGCAGCTGATCACGTAGATCTCACGCGGTTCAGCATCCACCAGATGGGTGTGGGAGGAGAGTTCGGCGTTCTCCTTGCCGAAGAAGATCTCCCTCAGCATCGAGAGCAGATAGATCGGGGTGAGGATCACCCCCACGGCGGCCAGGATCGCCATCACCACCCGGAAGCTGAGGGTGTAGGCCTCACTGGTGACGAAGCCCACGAACACCATCAGCTCCGACACGAAGCCGCTCATGCCGGGCAGGGCCAGCGAGGCCAGCGCACAGATGGTCCAGAGGGCGAACATCTTGCGCATCTGCTGGCCCACGCCGCCCATCTCGTCGAGCTGCAGGGTGTGGGTGCGGTCGTAGGTGGCGCCCACCAGGAAGAAGAGGCTGGCACCGATCAGGCCGTGGCTGATCATCTGCAGCATGGCGCCGCTGGTGCCCAGGTCGCTGAAGCTGCCGATGCCGATCAGCACGAAGCCCATGTGGCTGATCGAGCTGTAGGCGATCTTGCGCTTGAGGTTGCGCTGGGCGAAGGAGGTGAGCGCCGCGTAGATGATGTTCACCACGCCCAGCACCACCAACAGGGGCGCGAACTGGGCATGGGCCTCCGGCAGCAGCTGCACGTTGAAGCGCAGCAGGGCATAGCCGCCCATCTTCAGCAGGATCCCGGCCAGGAGCATGTGCACCGGCGCCGTGGCCTCCCCGTGGGCGTCCGGAAGCCAGGTGTGGAGCGGCACGATCGGCAGTTTCACGCCGAAGGCGATCAGCAGGCCCGCGTAGCAGATCACCTGGAAGCGGGTGCCGAACTCCTTGGCCATCAGCGTCGTGTACTCGAAGCTGGTGTCGCCGCCGTAGAAGGCCATCGCCAGCCCCACGATGAGGATGAACAGGGAGCTGCCGGCGGTGTAGAGGATGAACTTGGTGGCGGCGTACTGGCGCTTCTTGCCGCCCCAGATCGCCAGCAGCAGATACACCGGGATCAGCTCCAGCTCCCAGGCCAGGAAGAAGAGCAGCATGTCCTGCACGGCGAACACCGCGATCTGGCCGCCGTCCATGGCCAGCAGCAGGAAATAGAAGAGCTTGGGCTTGAAGCTCACCGGCCAGGCCGCCAGCGCCGCCAGGGCGGTGATGAAGCTGGTGAGCAGGATCAGAGGCATCGAGAGGCCGTCGGCCCCCACCGACCAGGCCAGCCCCAGATCGGGCAGCCACTCCACCCGCTCCACCAGCTGCAGCCCCTCCACCGCGGGGTCATAGCCGTTGAGGTAGCCCGCCACCGTGAACAGAAAGGTGGTGAGGGCGATGCCGAGGGCGTACCAGCGCACCTGCTTGCCGTCGCCCTTGTCGGGCACGAAGGGGATGAGCAGGGCCGCACCGATCGGGAACAGGATCGCGGCGCTCAG
This sequence is a window from Cyanobium sp. PCC 7001. Protein-coding genes within it:
- the nuoK gene encoding NADH-quinone oxidoreductase subunit NuoK, which encodes MELDLSATIPLQAYLVLAAVLFCTGVWGLINSRNAVRVLMSIELMLNAVNINLMAFSSYLDGELVRGQVFAIFVITVAAAEAAVGLAILLSLYRNRETVDMERFNLLRW
- a CDS encoding LuxR C-terminal-related transcriptional regulator, producing MGRELQQSQERDLSERELEIIALVAEGLTNQEIAGTLTISKRTVDNHVSNIFTKTGAKNRVALLNWAMDHGKICRDGFNCCALDQPADA
- the nuoH gene encoding NADH-quinone oxidoreductase subunit NuoH, with amino-acid sequence MLSSATGLDTAVGLDLESSFVSALQGLGLSPGTAHLLWLPLPMLLVLVAAVVGVLVNVWLERKISAAVQQRIGPEYAGALGVLQPMADGLKLLFKEDVIPARADGLLFTLGPVLVLIPVILSWLVVPFGQHLLISNVGIGIFLWIALSSIQPIGLLMSGYASNNKYSLLGGLRAAAQSISYEIPLALAVLAVVMMSNSLSTVDIVDQQTGAGILSWNIWRQPVGFVIFWICALAECERLPFDLPEAEEELVAGYQTEYAGMKFALFYLGSYINLVLSALLVSVLYLGGWGFPLPVEWLASWLGQPIDAPVVQVITASVGIVMTVLKAYLLVFLAILLRWTTPRVRIDQLLDLGWKFLLPIALVNLLVTAGLKLAFPAFFGG
- a CDS encoding NAD(+) kinase; the protein is MRLDRVWLIARSGSQAAHRQAQRCAADLRSQGVAVVTATSGQAQDPFPGLLATEGELPDLGVVLGGDGTVLGAARHLGPLGVPILCFNVGGHLGFLTHHRSLLRLSGEQPRRRSDDDDQRSLWQRLRDDSFAIESRMMLEARVDRCDGVAPASQPRHLALNDVYFRPGLDERSPTCVLELEIDGEVVDQLRGDGLIIATPTGSTGYAMAAGGPILHPGIEAIVVTPICPISLSSRALVVPPRAQLSVWPLGESSRRVNLWQDGAHATTLEPGDRAIVQRCSHPAKMLILERSPSYYRTLTHKLHWAGSLVAAEPSHN
- a CDS encoding citrate synthase; translation: MAGSLSDSVPGSTGGATAAPPFRPGLEGVPATQSAICDIDGQKGRLTYRGYDAGELAAHSTFLETTYLLIWGELPTAEGLRQFEHEVQMHRRVSFRIRDMMKCFPATGHPMDALQSSAASLGLFYSRRALDNPEYIAEAVVRLIAKIPTMVAAFQLIRKGQDPIQPRDDLPFASNFLYMLTEQEPDPLAARIFDACLILHAEHSLNASTFSARVTASTLTDPYAVVASAVGTLAGPLHGGANEDVLAMLEAIGSADQVEPWLDRAIAQKQKIMGFGHREYKVKDPRAVILQGLAEQLFHRFGHDPLYDLARKLEEAAAERLGPKGIYPNVDFYSGLVYRKLGIPRDLFTPIFAIARTAGWLAHWKEQLGANRIFRPSQIYTGPVPRDWVPLEAR
- a CDS encoding NAD(P)H-quinone oxidoreductase subunit 4, with product MPFPWLSAAILFPIGAALLIPFVPDKGDGKQVRWYALGIALTTFLFTVAGYLNGYDPAVEGLQLVERVEWLPDLGLAWSVGADGLSMPLILLTSFITALAALAAWPVSFKPKLFYFLLLAMDGGQIAVFAVQDMLLFFLAWELELIPVYLLLAIWGGKKRQYAATKFILYTAGSSLFILIVGLAMAFYGGDTSFEYTTLMAKEFGTRFQVICYAGLLIAFGVKLPIVPLHTWLPDAHGEATAPVHMLLAGILLKMGGYALLRFNVQLLPEAHAQFAPLLVVLGVVNIIYAALTSFAQRNLKRKIAYSSISHMGFVLIGIGSFSDLGTSGAMLQMISHGLIGASLFFLVGATYDRTHTLQLDEMGGVGQQMRKMFALWTICALASLALPGMSGFVSELMVFVGFVTSEAYTLSFRVVMAILAAVGVILTPIYLLSMLREIFFGKENAELSSHTHLVDAEPREIYVISCLLVPIVGIGLYPRIMTDSYRASIEALVQRETLAMGRVIHPPASSLIRQPLLQAPTLTG
- a CDS encoding segregation/condensation protein A, which codes for MTDGGARLAIRLLQDAAERGDLDPWDVDVIAVIDGFLDQLRQRIAVPRLVASTGRGGSYEQDLAETSEAFLAASVLVSLKAEVLEASTFPPEAPLEADLDLAFDADGQGWIIDPALQLPRRPERHLWRRPVAPPPLQRPVTLGELIRQLEDIAERLEQDAGRPRQRHRSRRYSERAAIAQVAALAHREKLPETTAALSRFLVEWSPAETWVDFETLVGAWSEAGQRPPDEGEDDLDRDRVGVFWALLFLCHQGKVELEQRGGLFGSLSLRRCLEIRSQSPMPSPGDDQPAQLAAAGSALMPAAKQLVA
- a CDS encoding LapA family protein, with the protein product MKQLNFLLIFSFGLATVMFTLENTAATTVHFLPGVATTMPLAALLLVVGGIGATAAWVFAVWTGVVRKVEAMQSQSDYEAQQVRIQELENDLQRYRATVDAQLGLLPAAGESSAQGASGDDDLASAEDASANG
- a CDS encoding CYTH domain-containing protein, producing MALEIERRFLVDGDGWQRHVRWRARLDQGYLVARPDGVTLRVRRTAHEGPPPRHEAWLTLKARPPQSMDPTSLDGSVRQEFEYPIPAEDAAALMALAPQQLSKWRHGLDLPGGDWIVDVFEGDNAPLVVAEVELERPDQEVVVPDWCRQEVTGRHELSNAALARLPLARWSATARAGLPPWLHGAAVASDTIS
- the ndhI gene encoding NAD(P)H-quinone oxidoreductase subunit I, which translates into the protein MFGFLKKVGDYTRDAVGAAQYMTQGLAVTFDHLRRRPVTVQYPYEKLIPSERYRGRIHYEFDKCIACEVCVRVCPINLPVVDWVMNKTTKKKELRNYSIDFGVCIFCGNCVEYCPTNCLSMTEEYELAAFDRHSLNYDNIALGRLPTSVTSDPAVVALRELAYLPKGEIDPHGVPDTTPRAGQLPDQVLAGLKAAEPSAATSEGDAQ
- a CDS encoding methylenetetrahydrofolate reductase, whose translation is MLLQQVLTRGLPAITAEVTPPRGADPQRTLAAAASLRPWVHAVNVTDGSRAVMRMSSLAMCRLLLDGGIEPVLQMACRDRNRIALQADLLGAHALGLRNLLCLTGDPVRAGDQPDARPVNELESVRLLQLVASLNAGQDPVKGSLPDGGTAFFAGAAADPQSPSWSGLKARMRRKREAGARFVQTQMVTDAEALRRFVEEIAAPLGLPVLAGVFLLKSAKNALFINRVVPGANIPQSLIDRLAAAPDPAAEGVAIAAEQVASYLEIAQGVHMMAIKAEERIPMILARAGLTPRAAETSSPPLAARAPQLL
- a CDS encoding NADH-quinone oxidoreductase subunit J; translation: MTIASTTQFICFAALSATLVLGALGVVLLPNIVYSAFLLAGVFLSVAGLYLMLNASFVAAAQILVYVGAVNVLILFAIMLVNKREDLSVIKGLALRRALSGLVCGGLFVLLIRVAVTTPWALPGPTPVGEEATIRIGEHLFSDYLLPFELASVLLLMAMIGAIVLARRDVFSADIATGESVDQGLIEKARTPLLLDTSGR
- a CDS encoding NDP-sugar synthase, giving the protein MKAMILAAGKGTRVRPITHTIPKPMIPILQKPVMEFLLELLRQHGFTEIMVNVSHLAEEIENYFRDGQRFGVEIAYSFEGRIEDGELIGDAIGSAGGLKKIQNFQRFFDDTFVVLCGDALIDLDLTEAVRRHREIGAMASLITKRVPADQVSSYGVVVTDADGRVRSFQEKPSVAEAASDMINTGIYIFEPEVLDFIPSGQPFDIGSDLFPKLVAAGAPFYALPMEFEWVDIGKVPDYWQAIRSVLQGQVRQVQIPGKEVRPGIFTGLNVAADWDKIHVEGPIYVGGMTKIEDGVTIIGPAMIGPSCLICEGATIDNSIIFDYSRIGAGVRLVEKLVFGRYCVDRNGDHFDLQEAALDWLITDARRQDVVSPSPQQKAMAELLGSDLSLS